One part of the Anopheles coustani chromosome 2, idAnoCousDA_361_x.2, whole genome shotgun sequence genome encodes these proteins:
- the LOC131266820 gene encoding iduronate 2-sulfatase encodes MKIVKVPLLFLCTTILVSVIETQIIERPNVLFIILDDFRPAIKNGYGDENAITPNIDRLVQDGYYFANVFAQQALCAPSRNSMLTGRRPDTVRLYDFYSYWRQTAGNFTTLPQYFKQNGYHTHSVGKVFHPGASSNFTDDYPHSWSEPTYHPSTDEFSNASVCIDPEDGGRMKRNLLCPVVPEMQPLHSLPDIQSTEEAKRFLQEHRNGDPYFLAVGYRKPHIPFRIPFKYLDLHSKSKFTTLDLDYPPYGLPNVAWSSFLDVRNRDDFTRLNVSFPFGRVPEDFKLRIRQHYYAAVTYVDDLIGQLLKDVDRSKTIVALTGDHGWALGEHGQWAKYSNYDVAVRVPLIINLPDAFSDSIDKRRIDNVVELLDLFPTLVDLAGLPTVQRCDEQRPHKPQTCVEGKSLYSLLQRNRSSSSIESDEWIAYSQYPRPGPYPTLVPNSDEPKLKYIKIMGYSMRTERFRYTAWIKFNPLIFKRDWTTLYGEELYDHAIDPKENMNLIDREPLSSIRNVLQTKLKEKFP; translated from the exons ATGAAAATCGTAAAAGTGCCGCTATTGTTTCTTTGTACAACTATTCTGGTCAGTGTAATCGAAACGCAAATTATCGAACGTCCTAATGTGCTGTTTATAATTTTGGACGATTTTCGCCCGGCAATAAAAAACGGATATGGAGACGAGAACGCAATAACACCCAACATCGATCGGCTCGTTCAGGATGGATATTACTTTGCCAATGTGTTCGCACAG CAAGCTCTTTGTGCTCCAAGCCGGAATTCAATGCTCACCGGAAGACGGCCAGATACGGTGCGCTTGTACGACTTCTACAGCTACTGGCGTCAAACAGCTGGCAATTTTACCACACTCCCACAGTACTTCAAGCAGAATGGATACCACACGCAttctgttggaaaagttttccatccggGAGCTTCGTCGAACTTCACTGACGATTATCCGCACAGTTGGTCCGAACCGACCTACCACCCATCGACGGATGAGTTTTCGAACGCATCCGTCTGCATCGATCCTGAGGATGGTGGCCGCATGAAACGGAATCTTCTATGTCCGGTCGTGCCGGAGATGCAACCACTGCATTCGCTTCCCGATATACAAAGTACAGAGGAAGCGAAACGGTTCCTTCAGGAGCATCGAAATGGTGATCCATACTTTCTTGCCGTCGGCTATCGGAAACCGCACATCCCTTTTCGGATTCCTTTCAAGTATTTGGATCTCCACTCGAAGTCGAAGTTCACCACACTCGATCTCGACTATCCACCGTACGGTCTGCCGAACGTAGCTTGGAGCTCCTTCCTGGACGTACGCAATAGGGACGACTTTACACGCTTGAACGTAAGCTTCCCCTTCGGACGTGTTCCGGAAGATTTTAAACTACGCATTCGGCAACATTACTACGCCGCCGTGACGTACGTAGATGATCTGATCGGTCAGCTACTGAAGGACGTGGATCGCAGCAAAACGATTGTGGCACTGACGGGGGATCACGGTTGGGCGCTAGGTGAACACGGGCAGTGGGCCAAGTACAGCAACTACGATGTGGCGGTACGCGTTCCCCTCATTATCAACCTTCCCGACGCATTTTCCGATTCGATCGATAAGAGAAGGATCGATAATGTGGTCGAACTTCTCGATCTATTTCCTACGCTCGTCGATCTTGCCGGTTTGCCGACTGTGCAGCGGTGTGACGAACAACGTCCCCACAAACCACAGACATGCGTTGAAGGGAAATCTCTTTACTCACTGCTTCAACGGAATCGTTCCTCGTCGAGCATCGAGTCAGACGAATGGATCGCATACAGTCAGTACCCACGACCGGGCCCTTATCCAACTCTCGTGCCTAACAGTGATGAACCGAAACTTAAGTACATCAAAATCATGGGATACAGTATGCGTACGGAACGGTTCCGCTACACGGCGTGGATTAAATTCAATCCACTCATCTTCAAGCGAG ACTGGACCACACTATACGGCGAGGAGTTATACGATCACGCGATCGATccaaaagaaaatatgaatcTCATCGACCGAGAACCGCTTTCTTCGATCCGGAATGTGCtgcaaacgaaattaaaagaaaagtttcCGTAA
- the LOC131266819 gene encoding H(+)/Cl(-) exchange transporter 5 isoform X1 yields MEKFPLKGTTNLSIASAAGNHPLSADQTSYQSVASKASRNSPSAERSVNGSAATTSTTSLTHPAVVPVYEADEDGMIDITPSNGGVSNPNYPYATNPGGRQDGVGGAATSGSGPGGSGGGGGGGSGANHEAGMSSPTHTRFGRDFHHSDHEGISFAGMTDTSDDIPGIGQYDDFHTIDWQRDIARDRMRHRYIVKKRQDSFWDLLKGAHDAWSGWVCVLLVGLFTGCVAGVIDIGASWMTDLKFGICPQAFWLNREQCCWSSNETSFDSGNCSQWYAWSEIFTSSREGFGAYVISYFFYIMWAMLFALLAASLVRMFAPYACGSGIPEIKTILSGFIIRSYLGKWTLIIKSVGIMLSVSAGLSLGKEGPMVHIASCIGNILSYLFPKYGRNEAKKREILSAAAAAGVSVAFGAPIGGVLFSLEEVSYYFPLKTLWRSFFCALIAAFILRSINPFGNEHSVLFYVEYNKPWIFFELVPFIGLGIIGGVIATVFIKANLWWCRFRKYSKLGQYPVTEVLIVTFITAVIAYPNPYTRMNTSELIYLLFSQCGISNQDPLCDYNRNFTDVNSAIEIAAAGPGVYKAVWLLILALAMKLIMTIFTFGMKVPCGLFIPSLALGAITGRVVGIAMEQLAYNYPKIWIFSGECSTGDDCITPGLYAMVGAAAVLGGVTRMTVSLVVIMFELTGGVRYIVPLMAAAMASKWVGDALGRQGIYDAHIALNGYPFLDSKDEFQHTTLAADVMQPKRNETLAVITQDSMTVDDIETLLKETEHNGYPVVVSKENQYLVGFVLRRDVNLALANARRMIDGITGQSLVIFTSAQPVQNLGPSPLKLKKILDMAPITVTDQTPMETVVDMFRKLGLRQTLVTHNGRLLGVITKKDVLRHVKQMDNEDPNTVLFN; encoded by the exons ATGGAAAAGTTCCCCCTCAAAGGCACCACGAACCTTTCGATAGCATCCGCCGCAGGAAATCATCCGCTCAGCGCAGATCAAACGTCTTATCAGTCGGTTGCCAGTAAG GCCAGTAGAAATTCGCCATCGGCGGAGCGGTCTGTCAACGGCAGCGCGGCCACAACCAGTACCACATCCCTCACGCATCCGGCGGTGGTGCCGGTGTACGAGGCGGACGAGGACGGCATGATCGACATCACGCCCAGCAACGGCGGTGTGAGCAACCCGAACTATCCGTACGCGACAAACCCCGGTGGCCGGCAGGATGGTGTCGGCGGTGCGGCCACTAGCGGGAGCGGGCCCGGTGGcagcggtggtggaggtggcggaGGCAGCGGAGCAAATCACGAGGCAGGAATGTCTTCGCCCACGCATACACGGTTTGGACGCGACTTCCATCACTCCGATCATGAAG GTATTTCATTCGCCGGCATGACGGACACAAGCGACGATATTCCCGGGATCGGCCAGTATGACGATTTTCACACGATCGACTGGCAGCGGGACATTGCCCGGGATCGCATGCGGCATCGGTATATTGTCAAGAAGCGTCAGGATTCGTTCTGGGATCTGCTGAAG gGCGCCCATGATGCCTGGTCCGGGTGGGTTTGCGTGCTGCTGGTCGGCCTGTTCACGGGCTGCGTGGCCGGTGTGATCGACATCGGTGCCAGCTGGATGACGGACCTGAAATTCGGCATCTGCCCGCAAGCCTTCTGGCTCAATCGGGAGCAGTGTTGCTGGTCGTCAAATGAAACGTCTTTCGACAGTGGGAACTGCTCGCAATGGTACGCCTGGTCGGAGATCTTCACCTCCTCCCGGGAGGGCTTCGGGGCGTACGTCATCTCATACTTCTTCTATATCATGTGGGCGATGCTGTTCGCGCTGTTGGCCGCCTCGCTCGTGCGCATGTTTGCACCGTACGCGTGCGGATCCGGTATACCGGAGATCAAGACCATTCTGTCCGGGTTCATCATCCGCAGCTATCTCGGCAAGTGGACGCTGATCATCAAGTCGGTCGGCATTATGCTATCCGTGTCGGCCGGCCTTAGCCTCGGCAAGGAGGGCCCGATGGTGCACATTGCGAGCTGCATCGGCAACATTCTGTCCTATCTCTTCCCGAAGTACGGCCGGAATGAGGCAAAGAAGAGGGAAATCTTGTCGGCGGCTGCTGCGGCCGGCGTGTCCGTCGCTTTCGGTGCCCCGATCGGAGGAGTGCTGTTCAGTCTGGAGGAGGTATCGTACTACTTCCCGCTCAAAACGCTTTGGCGGTCCTTCTTCTGTGCGCTGATTGCGGCCTTCATCCTGCGTTCCATCAACCCGTTCGGGAACGAGCACTCAGTGCTGTTCTACGTAGAGTACAACAAACCGTGGATCTTTTTCGAGTTGGTACCATTCATCGGGCTCGGAATTATTGGG GGTGTCATTGCGACCGTTTTCATCAAGGCGAACCTTTGGTGGTGTCGTTTCCGCAAGTACAGCAAGCTTGGCCAGTACCCGGTGACGGAAGTGTTGATCGTGACGTTCATCACAGCCGTTATTGCGTACCCGAACCCGTACACTCGCATGAACACAAGCGAATTGATCTATCTGCTCTTCAGTCAGTGCGGCATTTCTAACCAGGATCCGTTGTG TGACTACAATCGCAACTTTACCGACGTCAATTCAGCCATTGAAATCGCAGCCGCCGGGCCGGGCGTGTACAAAGCCGTCTGGCTACTTATTCTCGCCCTGGCAATGAAGCTTATCATGACGATTTTCACATTCGGCATGAAGGTTCCGTGCGGGTTGTTTATCCCATCGTTGGCCCTTGGTGCCATCACGGGGCGTGTTGTTGGCATTG CAATGGAACAGCTGGCGTATAACTATCCCAAAATATGGATCTTCTCCGGCGAGTGTTCGACAGGGGACGATTGCATTACGCCGGGTTTGTATGCAATGGTGGGTGCTGCGGCCGTACTCGGAGGGGTCACACGAATGACCG TGTCCCTTGTCGTTATCATGTTCGAGTTAACGGGCGGAGTGCGATACATCGTACCGCTGATGGCAGCGGCCATGGCATCGAAGTGGGTTGGGGATGCATTGGGACGACAG GGTATCTACGATGCGCACATAGCATTAAACGGATATCCGTTCTTGGATAGCAAGGACGAATTCCAGCACACCACACTGGCCGCGGACGTAATGCAGCCAAA GCGTAACGAAACTCTAGCAGTAATCACTCAGGACTCGATGACGGTGGATGACATCGAGACCCTACTCAAAGAGACTGAACACAACGGCTATCCGGTGGTTGTGTCAAAGGAGAACCAATATCTAGTTGGCTTCGTACTGCGGAGGGATGTGAATTTAGCGCTAG CCAACGCCAGAAGGATGATCGACGGTATCACCGGTCAATCGCTGGTGATCTTTACTTCGGCCCAACCGGTCCAGAACCTCGGCCCGTCGCCGCTGAAGCTGAAGAAGATCCTCGACATGGCCCCGATCACCGTCACCGATCAGACGCCGATGGAAACGGTCGTCGATATGTTCCGCAAGCTTGGCCTACGTCAAACGTTGGTCACCCATAATGG CCGCCTCCTCGGTGTAATAACCAAAAAGGATGTCCTCAGGCACGTCAAACAGATGGACAATGAAGATCCGAATACAGTTTTGTTTAACTAA
- the LOC131266819 gene encoding H(+)/Cl(-) exchange transporter 5 isoform X2, with amino-acid sequence MEKFPLKGTTNLSIASAAGNHPLSADQTSYQSVASKASRNSPSAERSVNGSAATTSTTSLTHPAVVPVYEADEDGMIDITPSNGGVSNPNYPYATNPGGRQDGVGGAATSGSGPGGSGGGGGGGSGANHEAGMSSPTHTRFGRDFHHSDHEDTLTVSFSGKLEGISFAGMTDTSDDIPGIGQYDDFHTIDWQRDIARDRMRHRYIVKKRQDSFWDLLKGAHDAWSGWVCVLLVGLFTGCVAGVIDIGASWMTDLKFGICPQAFWLNREQCCWSSNETSFDSGNCSQWYAWSEIFTSSREGFGAYVISYFFYIMWAMLFALLAASLVRMFAPYACGSGIPEIKTILSGFIIRSYLGKWTLIIKSVGIMLSVSAGLSLGKEGPMVHIASCIGNILSYLFPKYGRNEAKKREILSAAAAAGVSVAFGAPIGGVLFSLEEVSYYFPLKTLWRSFFCALIAAFILRSINPFGNEHSVLFYVEYNKPWIFFELVPFIGLGIIGGVIATVFIKANLWWCRFRKYSKLGQYPVTEVLIVTFITAVIAYPNPYTRMNTSELIYLLFSQCGISNQDPLCDYNRNFTDVNSAIEIAAAGPGVYKAVWLLILALAMKLIMTIFTFGMKVPCGLFIPSLALGAITGRVVGIAMEQLAYNYPKIWIFSGECSTGDDCITPGLYAMVGAAAVLGGVTRMTVSLVVIMFELTGGVRYIVPLMAAAMASKWVGDALGRQGIYDAHIALNGYPFLDSKDEFQHTTLAADVMQPKRNETLAVITQDSMTVDDIETLLKETEHNGYPVVVSKENQYLVGFVLRRDVNLALANARRMIDGITGQSLVIFTSAQPVQNLGPSPLKLKKILDMAPITVTDQTPMETVVDMFRKLGLRQTLVTHNGRLLGVITKKDVLRHVKQMDNEDPNTVLFN; translated from the exons ATGGAAAAGTTCCCCCTCAAAGGCACCACGAACCTTTCGATAGCATCCGCCGCAGGAAATCATCCGCTCAGCGCAGATCAAACGTCTTATCAGTCGGTTGCCAGTAAG GCCAGTAGAAATTCGCCATCGGCGGAGCGGTCTGTCAACGGCAGCGCGGCCACAACCAGTACCACATCCCTCACGCATCCGGCGGTGGTGCCGGTGTACGAGGCGGACGAGGACGGCATGATCGACATCACGCCCAGCAACGGCGGTGTGAGCAACCCGAACTATCCGTACGCGACAAACCCCGGTGGCCGGCAGGATGGTGTCGGCGGTGCGGCCACTAGCGGGAGCGGGCCCGGTGGcagcggtggtggaggtggcggaGGCAGCGGAGCAAATCACGAGGCAGGAATGTCTTCGCCCACGCATACACGGTTTGGACGCGACTTCCATCACTCCGATCATGAAG ATACATTaaccgtttcgttttccgGTAAACTGGAAG GTATTTCATTCGCCGGCATGACGGACACAAGCGACGATATTCCCGGGATCGGCCAGTATGACGATTTTCACACGATCGACTGGCAGCGGGACATTGCCCGGGATCGCATGCGGCATCGGTATATTGTCAAGAAGCGTCAGGATTCGTTCTGGGATCTGCTGAAG gGCGCCCATGATGCCTGGTCCGGGTGGGTTTGCGTGCTGCTGGTCGGCCTGTTCACGGGCTGCGTGGCCGGTGTGATCGACATCGGTGCCAGCTGGATGACGGACCTGAAATTCGGCATCTGCCCGCAAGCCTTCTGGCTCAATCGGGAGCAGTGTTGCTGGTCGTCAAATGAAACGTCTTTCGACAGTGGGAACTGCTCGCAATGGTACGCCTGGTCGGAGATCTTCACCTCCTCCCGGGAGGGCTTCGGGGCGTACGTCATCTCATACTTCTTCTATATCATGTGGGCGATGCTGTTCGCGCTGTTGGCCGCCTCGCTCGTGCGCATGTTTGCACCGTACGCGTGCGGATCCGGTATACCGGAGATCAAGACCATTCTGTCCGGGTTCATCATCCGCAGCTATCTCGGCAAGTGGACGCTGATCATCAAGTCGGTCGGCATTATGCTATCCGTGTCGGCCGGCCTTAGCCTCGGCAAGGAGGGCCCGATGGTGCACATTGCGAGCTGCATCGGCAACATTCTGTCCTATCTCTTCCCGAAGTACGGCCGGAATGAGGCAAAGAAGAGGGAAATCTTGTCGGCGGCTGCTGCGGCCGGCGTGTCCGTCGCTTTCGGTGCCCCGATCGGAGGAGTGCTGTTCAGTCTGGAGGAGGTATCGTACTACTTCCCGCTCAAAACGCTTTGGCGGTCCTTCTTCTGTGCGCTGATTGCGGCCTTCATCCTGCGTTCCATCAACCCGTTCGGGAACGAGCACTCAGTGCTGTTCTACGTAGAGTACAACAAACCGTGGATCTTTTTCGAGTTGGTACCATTCATCGGGCTCGGAATTATTGGG GGTGTCATTGCGACCGTTTTCATCAAGGCGAACCTTTGGTGGTGTCGTTTCCGCAAGTACAGCAAGCTTGGCCAGTACCCGGTGACGGAAGTGTTGATCGTGACGTTCATCACAGCCGTTATTGCGTACCCGAACCCGTACACTCGCATGAACACAAGCGAATTGATCTATCTGCTCTTCAGTCAGTGCGGCATTTCTAACCAGGATCCGTTGTG TGACTACAATCGCAACTTTACCGACGTCAATTCAGCCATTGAAATCGCAGCCGCCGGGCCGGGCGTGTACAAAGCCGTCTGGCTACTTATTCTCGCCCTGGCAATGAAGCTTATCATGACGATTTTCACATTCGGCATGAAGGTTCCGTGCGGGTTGTTTATCCCATCGTTGGCCCTTGGTGCCATCACGGGGCGTGTTGTTGGCATTG CAATGGAACAGCTGGCGTATAACTATCCCAAAATATGGATCTTCTCCGGCGAGTGTTCGACAGGGGACGATTGCATTACGCCGGGTTTGTATGCAATGGTGGGTGCTGCGGCCGTACTCGGAGGGGTCACACGAATGACCG TGTCCCTTGTCGTTATCATGTTCGAGTTAACGGGCGGAGTGCGATACATCGTACCGCTGATGGCAGCGGCCATGGCATCGAAGTGGGTTGGGGATGCATTGGGACGACAG GGTATCTACGATGCGCACATAGCATTAAACGGATATCCGTTCTTGGATAGCAAGGACGAATTCCAGCACACCACACTGGCCGCGGACGTAATGCAGCCAAA GCGTAACGAAACTCTAGCAGTAATCACTCAGGACTCGATGACGGTGGATGACATCGAGACCCTACTCAAAGAGACTGAACACAACGGCTATCCGGTGGTTGTGTCAAAGGAGAACCAATATCTAGTTGGCTTCGTACTGCGGAGGGATGTGAATTTAGCGCTAG CCAACGCCAGAAGGATGATCGACGGTATCACCGGTCAATCGCTGGTGATCTTTACTTCGGCCCAACCGGTCCAGAACCTCGGCCCGTCGCCGCTGAAGCTGAAGAAGATCCTCGACATGGCCCCGATCACCGTCACCGATCAGACGCCGATGGAAACGGTCGTCGATATGTTCCGCAAGCTTGGCCTACGTCAAACGTTGGTCACCCATAATGG CCGCCTCCTCGGTGTAATAACCAAAAAGGATGTCCTCAGGCACGTCAAACAGATGGACAATGAAGATCCGAATACAGTTTTGTTTAACTAA
- the LOC131263952 gene encoding protein PDF, translating into MAKFGAVCVLLVCMWLRVSAAALPGFDEDRDVEKELYIRQLAEWLADQSPDFLNELTSFPPCRPCGYEHRQPISVVPRASYAKRNSELINSLLSLPKTMNDAGK; encoded by the exons ATGGCTAAATTTGGTGCAGTTTGTGTTCTGTTGGTTTGCATGTGGCTTCGAGTGAGTGCTGCAGCTTTACCAGGATTCGACGAGGATCGAGATGTGGAAAAGGAA CTCTACATCCGCCAGCTCGCGGAGTGGCTAGCCGATCAATCGCCAGATTTTCTCAACGAATTAACCAGCTTTCCTCCGTGTCGGCCCTGCGGCTATGAGCACAGGCAACCGATTAGCGTCGTTCCCAGAGCCTCGTACGCGAAACGTAATTCGGAATTGATAAATTCGCTTCTAAGCCTGCCGAAGACGATGAATGACGCGGGAAagtaa
- the LOC131262286 gene encoding bax inhibitor 1 yields the protein MATSFANFSFERLSQQMGAKLDPRLRQHLSKVYGCLAATCTAATVGSFIHLSGIWEAGMLSGLIALGLVLGLVFTPDNGKNFIQRFSMLMGLGTFTGHSLGLLLEQVIFINPAIVVTALVGTTTLFACLTAAAFFAKRGKYLYLGGILMSALGTMALINLGNLFFRSYFVQDISLYLGLFIMAGFVLFDTQMIMEKHQMGSNDYIAHSLDLFYDVINIFRRLLIILAQKEENNDRRKRRNN from the exons ATGGCCACGTcatttgcaaacttttccttcgaaaGATTATCACAGCAAATGGGTGCAAAATT GGATCCGAGGCTGCGCCAGCATCTGTCCAAAGTGTACGGATGCTTGGCGGCCACCTGCACAGCGGCCACGGTCGGTTCGTTCATTCATCTGAGCGGGATCTGGGAAGCAGGAATGCTAAGCGGTCTGATCGCACTTGGTCTCGTGCTGGGACTCGTCTTTACGCCCGACAACGGAAAGAACTTCATTCAACGTTTCAGTATGCTGATGGGACTCGGTACCTTCACGGGCCACTCGCTGGGATTGCTGCTTGAACAGGTGATCTTCATCAACCCGGCCATCGTCGTCACGGCACTCGTTGGCACGACGACTCTGTTTGCCTGCCTAACGGCGGCGGCCTTCTTTGCCAAGCGCGGAAAGTACCTCTACCTCGGAGGAATTCTGATGAGCGCGCTCGGCACGATGGCTCTGATCAACCTGGGAAACCTCTTCTTCCGCTCCTACTTTGTGCAAGAC ATCTCCCTCTACCTTGGCTTGTTCATTATGGCCGGTTTCGTGCTGTTCGACACTCAGATGATCATGGAAAAGCATCAGATGGGAAGCAACGATTACATTGCCCACTCGCTGGACCTGTTCTACGACGTGATCAACATCTTCCGACGCCTGCTAATCATTCTGGCGCAGAAGGAAGAGAACAACGACCGTAGGAAGCGGAGGAACAACTAA